From the genome of Pseudomonas sp. AB6, one region includes:
- a CDS encoding 5-guanidino-2-oxopentanoate decarboxylase, which yields MATCGEVLVKLLEGYGVEQVFGIPGVHTVELYRGLAGSSINHVTPRHEQGAGFMADGYARTSGKPGVCFIITGPGMTNITTAMGQAYADSIPMLVISSVQSRNQLGGGRGKLHELTSQSNLVAGVAAFSHTLMSASELPGVLARAFALFQAGRPRPVHIEIPLDVLVENADDLLNSPPVSISRAGAAPAAVAQMVGLLAAAKRPLILAGGGAIDAACALTQLAELLDAPVALTINAKGMLPSRHPLLIGSTQSLVATRALVAEADVVLAIGTELAETDYDITFAGGFEIPGTLLRIDIDPDQTVRNYRPHVALVADADTATQALLSGLTATELATRRADWGQQRSAVLRETLEATWDEATRGQTFFLQALLDILPDAVIVGDSTQPVYTGNLTLNLEQPRRWFNSSTGYGTLGYALPAAIGAWLGRGSDASNRGAVVCLIGDGGLQFTLAELASAVEARTPIIVLLWNNQGYEEIKKYMINRAIEPVGVDIYTPDFVAVAKALGCAAQAVSGVEQLKAALRAADDRQGPTLIEIDQTQWMNGLKSC from the coding sequence ATGGCAACGTGCGGCGAAGTATTGGTCAAATTGCTCGAAGGCTACGGTGTCGAGCAGGTCTTCGGCATCCCCGGTGTGCATACCGTCGAGTTGTACCGTGGGCTCGCGGGCTCATCAATCAACCATGTCACGCCGCGTCATGAACAGGGCGCTGGCTTCATGGCCGATGGTTATGCGCGCACCAGCGGTAAGCCCGGTGTGTGTTTCATCATCACCGGCCCTGGCATGACCAACATCACCACGGCCATGGGCCAAGCCTATGCTGACTCAATTCCGATGCTGGTTATCTCAAGCGTGCAATCGCGCAATCAGTTGGGCGGAGGACGCGGAAAGCTCCATGAGCTGACATCTCAGAGCAACCTGGTCGCTGGCGTCGCCGCGTTTTCCCACACGTTAATGTCGGCGTCGGAATTGCCTGGGGTATTGGCCCGGGCGTTTGCGTTGTTTCAGGCCGGACGTCCGCGGCCGGTGCACATCGAGATTCCGCTTGATGTATTGGTGGAAAACGCTGACGACCTGCTCAATAGTCCACCAGTCAGTATTAGCCGCGCCGGTGCCGCCCCGGCTGCCGTTGCACAGATGGTCGGCCTTCTGGCTGCCGCGAAACGACCGCTGATTCTGGCCGGCGGTGGCGCTATCGACGCCGCCTGCGCACTGACACAGCTCGCCGAGCTGCTGGATGCTCCAGTCGCATTGACTATCAACGCCAAAGGTATGCTGCCCTCGCGTCACCCGTTATTGATCGGCTCGACCCAATCATTGGTAGCCACGCGGGCGTTGGTGGCCGAGGCCGACGTCGTGCTGGCCATCGGTACTGAGCTGGCCGAAACCGACTACGACATCACCTTCGCTGGAGGTTTTGAAATTCCTGGTACGTTGTTGCGGATCGATATCGATCCCGACCAAACCGTGCGCAATTATCGGCCGCACGTTGCGCTGGTCGCTGATGCCGATACCGCTACGCAGGCGTTGCTTAGCGGACTGACGGCCACAGAACTGGCCACACGCCGTGCAGATTGGGGCCAGCAGCGCAGCGCCGTGTTGCGCGAAACACTTGAAGCGACATGGGACGAAGCCACTCGCGGGCAGACGTTTTTTTTGCAAGCGTTACTCGATATTCTTCCGGACGCGGTAATTGTCGGCGACTCCACCCAGCCGGTGTACACCGGCAACCTGACGCTCAATCTTGAGCAACCACGGCGCTGGTTCAACTCATCGACCGGCTACGGCACCCTCGGCTACGCCTTGCCCGCCGCCATTGGTGCGTGGCTTGGCCGTGGGTCTGACGCGAGCAACCGGGGCGCAGTGGTGTGCCTGATCGGCGACGGCGGTTTGCAATTTACCCTTGCCGAATTGGCCAGCGCCGTCGAAGCGCGCACGCCGATTATCGTGTTGCTTTGGAATAACCAGGGCTACGAAGAAATCAAAAAGTACATGATCAATCGCGCCATTGAGCCGGTGGGCGTCGATATTTATACCCCTGATTTTGTCGCCGTCGCCAAAGCGTTGGGCTGTGCTGCCCAAGCCGTTTCTGGTGTTGAACAACTGAAAGCGGCCTTGCGTGCAGCGGATGACCGTCAAGGTCCGACCCTGATCGAAATCGACCAGACACAGTGGATGAACGGGTTGAAATCATGCTGA
- a CDS encoding LysR substrate-binding domain-containing protein, with translation MKRLPPLPALHTFLVTAQCCNFTRAAELLHITQGAVSRQISGLESHLGYALFQRQARGLSLTTQGSDLFPRIQKVFSLIDEAVEQVGAKRETLRLKAPTCMMRWLLPRLLQWQKERPEVPVELTTTIQHAVDFRREEFDAAVVYGAPPANSVVAHHLFDEQLTPVCSQQLLSGLIPLNTLADLEQHMLLHPTRDQRDWETWLKAAGTTVNNIAKGQHFDTLDLAMSVASQGTGVAIGDWALIGEDLSAGRLVMPFDLKVRTGAAYYLVYPDRSAPSPQLRELIDWLLTQAAERSD, from the coding sequence ATGAAACGCCTTCCTCCCCTGCCTGCCCTGCATACCTTCCTGGTTACGGCCCAGTGTTGCAATTTCACGCGGGCCGCCGAACTGCTGCACATCACCCAAGGCGCGGTGAGTCGGCAGATTTCCGGGCTGGAAAGTCATTTGGGCTATGCACTGTTTCAGCGTCAAGCGAGAGGGTTGAGCCTGACGACTCAAGGAAGCGACTTGTTCCCACGAATTCAGAAGGTGTTTTCGTTGATCGACGAAGCCGTAGAACAAGTCGGTGCGAAACGCGAAACCTTAAGACTGAAGGCACCGACCTGCATGATGCGCTGGTTGTTGCCACGCTTATTGCAGTGGCAAAAAGAGCGCCCAGAGGTGCCGGTGGAATTGACCACGACTATTCAGCATGCGGTGGATTTTCGCCGAGAGGAGTTTGATGCCGCCGTGGTGTACGGCGCCCCCCCGGCCAATTCGGTGGTGGCGCATCACCTGTTCGACGAGCAACTGACGCCGGTATGTTCGCAACAATTATTGAGCGGGCTGATCCCGCTCAATACATTGGCCGATCTGGAGCAGCACATGTTGCTGCATCCGACCCGTGATCAGCGCGATTGGGAAACCTGGCTCAAGGCCGCCGGCACCACGGTGAATAACATCGCAAAGGGCCAGCACTTTGACACGCTTGACCTGGCTATGTCGGTGGCGTCCCAAGGCACTGGCGTGGCCATTGGCGACTGGGCATTGATCGGCGAAGACCTCAGCGCTGGTCGGCTGGTAATGCCTTTCGACCTTAAGGTGCGAACCGGCGCTGCGTATTACTTGGTCTATCCGGATCGCTCTGCCCCTTCACCACAGCTGCGCGAACTGATCGACTGGTTGCTGACTCAAGCGGCTGAGCGGAGCGATTAA
- a CDS encoding NAD(P)-dependent oxidoreductase, with the protein MSKIAIIGATGRAGSQLLEEALRRGHSVTAIARDASSLAGRSGVVTKNLDVNDGKAYAEAVAGHDVVISSTHFSSVSAGTTIEPVKRAGVPRLLVVGGAGSLFVAPGVRVIDTPDFPEEYKAEAAAGVAFLEVLRQEKDLDWTFLSPSALFIEGPRTGVFRLGGDDLLVDANGNSSISFADFAIAMLDEIERHNHSRQRITVGY; encoded by the coding sequence ATGAGCAAGATCGCAATTATCGGCGCTACCGGTCGCGCTGGCAGCCAGCTACTGGAAGAGGCTCTGCGCCGTGGTCATAGTGTTACAGCTATTGCTCGTGACGCTTCATCGTTGGCTGGACGTTCAGGCGTCGTTACAAAAAATCTGGACGTTAATGATGGCAAGGCCTATGCCGAAGCCGTTGCTGGACATGATGTGGTTATCAGTTCCACGCACTTTTCTTCGGTGTCGGCTGGCACAACCATAGAGCCGGTAAAACGCGCAGGCGTTCCTCGGTTGTTGGTGGTGGGCGGCGCGGGTAGCCTGTTCGTAGCGCCAGGCGTGCGGGTGATCGACACACCTGATTTCCCTGAAGAATACAAAGCCGAGGCCGCTGCCGGAGTCGCATTTCTGGAGGTGCTGCGTCAGGAAAAAGATCTGGACTGGACCTTCTTGTCGCCATCGGCACTGTTCATAGAAGGCCCACGTACTGGCGTCTTTCGGCTAGGTGGAGACGATTTGCTGGTGGATGCCAACGGCAATAGTTCGATCAGTTTCGCGGATTTTGCCATCGCGATGCTCGACGAAATCGAACGGCACAATCATTCGCGCCAGCGTATTACCGTCGGTTATTAA
- a CDS encoding LysR family transcriptional regulator, translating to MDRLIAMQVFVTVADLGSQSAAADFLDLSRPAISRYLAELEEWVGARLMHRTTRKLSLTAAGNDTLPRCRQILDLSADMQASVSAAEQPLRGKLRISVSTSFGHAHLADAISEFLRLHPDVSIDMQSMDRTVNLVDERIDLAIRASNDLDPNLIARRLTVLRSVICASPGYLREHNTPARVEDLSAHNCLTHTYFGTRLWHFEQDGEQIAVPIQGSFSTNDSSALVRATLAGAGVAMLPTYLTGTFLRNGTLIQLVPDAPPRNLTLYAVYASRKHMPAALRSLVDFFSERFKDENEWLR from the coding sequence ATGGATCGTTTGATTGCAATGCAGGTGTTTGTCACGGTGGCGGATTTGGGCAGCCAGTCTGCGGCAGCGGATTTTCTGGACCTCTCGCGCCCAGCCATTTCTCGCTATCTGGCCGAGCTGGAAGAATGGGTTGGTGCACGGCTGATGCACCGCACTACACGTAAACTTAGCCTGACCGCTGCGGGCAACGACACCCTGCCACGCTGCCGGCAGATACTGGACCTGTCAGCCGACATGCAAGCGAGCGTGAGCGCTGCGGAGCAGCCATTGCGCGGCAAGTTGCGCATTAGCGTCAGCACTTCATTTGGTCACGCGCATCTGGCCGATGCGATCAGTGAATTCCTCCGGCTGCACCCCGACGTCAGCATCGATATGCAGTCAATGGACAGAACCGTGAATTTGGTTGATGAACGTATCGATCTGGCCATTCGCGCCAGCAACGACTTGGACCCGAATCTGATCGCCCGCCGCTTGACTGTTCTTCGATCGGTGATCTGTGCTTCGCCAGGCTACCTGCGCGAACATAACACCCCAGCACGGGTAGAGGATCTCAGCGCCCACAACTGCCTGACACATACTTATTTCGGCACCAGGCTTTGGCATTTTGAGCAGGATGGTGAGCAGATTGCCGTGCCCATTCAAGGGTCATTCAGCACCAACGACTCATCGGCGCTGGTGCGGGCTACGTTAGCTGGTGCAGGGGTGGCTATGCTGCCGACTTATCTGACAGGTACCTTCTTACGCAACGGTACGTTGATTCAACTAGTGCCCGATGCACCCCCACGCAATCTCACACTTTATGCGGTCTATGCATCGCGCAAGCACATGCCGGCGGCCTTGCGCAGTCTTGTGGATTTTTTTTCAGAACGTTTCAAAGACGAGAACGAATGGCTACGCTAA
- a CDS encoding MDR family MFS transporter, whose product MTSLNQPKPAIRSVLFALMMAVFLSALDQTIVAVSMPAISAQFHDFDLLAWVISAYMVAMTVAVPIYGKLGDLYGRRNLMLFGLGLFTLASLFCGMAQSMEQLVLARIIQGIGAGGMVSVSQAIIGDIVPPRERGRYQGYFSGMYAVASVAGPVLGGVMTQYLSWRWVFLINLPLGLSAWWIARRTLIGLPVPQRTPIIDYLGTVLMIIGLSALLLGVTEIGQGHGWHDPEVLVLLGVALLALATFVWYERRAREPLLPMHLFANRTAVLCWCTMFFTSFQSISLIVLTPLRFQTVTGGGADAAALHLLPLAIGMPMGAFFGGRRTSLTGRYKPLILAGALMMPFVVLGMAFTPPQSVLITSVLMVLTGFACGLQFPTSLVGTQNSVDPTDMGVATSTTNLFRSLGGAVGIALMSALLLAMLQNSGIGQLNGGPVGAASSGNLLMDSLNAASGPALEILRGELSLTFRHLLMISAGISLLGLVAAIAMPNKLLRGRAHGDKSTA is encoded by the coding sequence TTGACCAGTCTGAACCAACCCAAACCTGCTATCCGCAGCGTGCTATTCGCGCTCATGATGGCGGTCTTTCTTAGCGCGCTTGATCAGACCATTGTTGCGGTCTCGATGCCGGCAATCTCCGCCCAGTTCCACGATTTTGATCTCCTCGCCTGGGTGATTTCCGCCTATATGGTCGCGATGACCGTTGCCGTGCCCATCTACGGCAAGCTCGGCGATCTTTACGGTCGACGCAACCTGATGCTGTTTGGCCTCGGGCTATTTACCTTGGCGTCGCTGTTCTGCGGCATGGCTCAGAGCATGGAGCAATTGGTGCTGGCACGGATCATCCAGGGGATTGGCGCCGGGGGAATGGTCTCGGTCAGCCAAGCGATCATTGGCGACATCGTGCCGCCGCGTGAACGCGGGCGTTATCAAGGGTACTTCAGCGGTATGTACGCCGTAGCCAGTGTCGCCGGTCCGGTACTGGGCGGCGTCATGACGCAATACTTGTCTTGGCGCTGGGTATTTTTGATCAACTTACCGCTGGGGCTGAGCGCCTGGTGGATCGCCCGACGGACATTGATCGGTTTGCCCGTTCCGCAGCGCACGCCAATCATCGACTACTTAGGCACGGTCTTGATGATCATTGGTTTAAGCGCCCTGCTGCTGGGCGTCACCGAGATCGGTCAAGGCCATGGCTGGCACGACCCCGAAGTATTGGTGCTGCTCGGCGTAGCGCTGCTCGCACTGGCAACCTTCGTCTGGTACGAGCGCCGAGCACGGGAGCCTTTGTTACCGATGCATCTGTTTGCCAACCGCACGGCGGTGCTGTGTTGGTGCACCATGTTTTTTACCAGTTTTCAATCGATCTCATTAATCGTCCTGACGCCATTGCGGTTCCAGACCGTAACCGGTGGCGGCGCAGACGCAGCCGCGTTGCACCTGTTGCCGCTGGCGATTGGCATGCCGATGGGCGCTTTTTTTGGCGGACGTAGAACATCGCTGACAGGGCGTTATAAACCGTTGATTCTCGCCGGCGCACTGATGATGCCCTTCGTGGTGCTGGGCATGGCGTTCACACCGCCGCAGTCGGTTCTGATCACCAGCGTATTAATGGTGTTGACCGGTTTCGCCTGCGGCTTACAATTCCCGACGTCACTGGTGGGCACGCAAAACTCAGTTGATCCCACCGACATGGGCGTTGCGACCAGTACTACCAACTTGTTCCGCTCACTGGGCGGCGCGGTGGGCATTGCGCTGATGTCAGCACTGTTGCTGGCGATGTTGCAGAATTCCGGGATTGGTCAGCTCAATGGCGGACCGGTGGGAGCAGCCAGTTCGGGCAATCTGCTGATGGACAGCTTGAATGCGGCCAGTGGCCCGGCCTTGGAGATTTTACGAGGGGAGCTATCGCTAACGTTTCGCCATCTGTTGATGATCAGCGCAGGGATTTCACTGCTGGGCTTGGTCGCCGCTATCGCGATGCCGAACAAACTACTGCGTGGTCGGGCCCACGGTGACAAGAGCACTGCGTGA
- a CDS encoding cache domain-containing protein, with amino-acid sequence MKRLRMSAMLGWLLCLCLSSQAWAAEAADDGQAAKDLLIKALAEYQKQGDNAFAEFSRQGEFVNGELYVFVVDVNGVMLASGGPSAVLIGRDVMPTLSPDLQNAFKDILSTQANGIQEAEYRWQNQNDGKVERKRVYYKRVGDRVLAVGYYLPRASAEQAKALLEKASAALVKDETGTINNINSLKGGFLQDDLYVFVVDLNDHRYVAHGTNVRLVKTDFSKVKDPEGKPVGESILALINKQNDGEYDYRWRNPVTSKIENKHAYVRKVGHFLVAVGYYSR; translated from the coding sequence ATGAAGCGACTACGGATGAGTGCGATGCTCGGCTGGTTGTTGTGTCTGTGCTTAAGCAGCCAGGCATGGGCAGCTGAAGCCGCCGATGACGGGCAGGCAGCCAAGGATTTGTTGATCAAGGCGCTGGCCGAATACCAGAAGCAAGGTGACAACGCGTTTGCCGAGTTCAGTCGGCAGGGGGAGTTCGTCAATGGCGAACTTTATGTTTTCGTGGTTGATGTGAACGGTGTGATGCTGGCGAGCGGCGGACCGTCGGCCGTATTGATCGGGCGGGACGTGATGCCCACGCTGAGCCCGGATCTACAGAACGCCTTTAAAGACATTCTCAGCACGCAAGCCAACGGCATCCAGGAAGCCGAATACCGCTGGCAAAACCAGAACGACGGCAAGGTCGAACGCAAGCGCGTTTATTACAAGCGTGTGGGTGATCGGGTACTGGCGGTGGGTTATTACCTGCCACGGGCCTCGGCCGAACAAGCCAAAGCGCTATTGGAAAAAGCCTCTGCCGCGCTGGTCAAAGACGAAACCGGTACCATCAACAATATCAACAGCCTGAAAGGCGGTTTCCTCCAGGATGATCTGTACGTATTCGTCGTCGATTTGAATGACCACCGCTATGTCGCCCACGGCACTAACGTGCGGTTGGTTAAAACTGACTTCAGCAAGGTCAAGGATCCGGAAGGCAAACCTGTCGGCGAGTCGATACTGGCGCTCATCAACAAGCAAAACGATGGCGAGTATGATTATCGCTGGCGTAACCCGGTGACCAGCAAAATCGAGAACAAGCACGCTTACGTGCGCAAGGTCGGCCACTTCCTGGTGGCGGTGGGTTATTACAGCCGCTGA
- a CDS encoding DUF3396 domain-containing protein has protein sequence MSEKTLDDVKALNRLADQAENFALNSIQGLPIVRLGLIATLYFKRGDTAEIKSRVTDCFSRFRKEFRCYLSCQLYKKQRKLTASSFAYCRNKILESSPDDQFVWSIGSATLQQVAQYRLFVMNTPRSQSSIDRSCLKMVLPWSILLEPDGARRYQEWLKYLCNQVRAEHGYGGLACTLPYDGQQYFSQEFLLAKQYIGLIVDPSPHIESLRLLDHIKGVSWYTVLGSRFVSQLGGNDALRRRLSGRSDIVFQSYDDGLIIRAGQLPSLGGSDGETPAAYVEINKAVKPIRVRATGCLHPYSILGETFGEAASIAWHARFDEQPPAPLDAGETCTHTGYWSSNAKARSRGLFHTGDIMPTFPHLKGRTQWFWVGAAE, from the coding sequence ATGTCGGAAAAGACCTTGGATGACGTGAAGGCTTTGAATAGGCTGGCTGATCAGGCAGAAAATTTCGCGTTAAACTCAATTCAGGGTCTACCGATCGTTCGGCTTGGGTTGATTGCCACGCTGTACTTCAAGCGCGGGGACACGGCGGAAATCAAGTCACGTGTAACTGACTGTTTTAGCAGATTTCGTAAAGAATTCAGGTGTTATTTAAGCTGCCAGCTCTACAAAAAACAGCGCAAGCTGACTGCCAGTAGCTTTGCGTACTGCCGTAACAAAATACTTGAAAGTTCGCCAGATGATCAATTTGTGTGGTCTATCGGCAGTGCCACCTTGCAGCAGGTAGCTCAATATCGACTATTTGTAATGAATACCCCTCGCAGCCAATCTTCAATAGACCGCTCGTGTTTGAAGATGGTATTGCCATGGTCAATCCTGCTTGAGCCCGATGGCGCTCGACGTTACCAAGAATGGCTCAAGTATTTGTGCAATCAAGTGCGTGCTGAGCATGGCTACGGTGGCTTAGCCTGTACGCTTCCCTATGACGGTCAGCAATATTTTTCGCAGGAGTTCTTATTGGCAAAACAGTACATCGGCTTAATAGTTGATCCTTCGCCCCACATAGAAAGTTTAAGACTGCTGGACCATATCAAGGGCGTGAGTTGGTACACGGTGCTGGGAAGTCGATTTGTCAGTCAGCTGGGTGGGAACGACGCGTTAAGACGTCGGCTGAGTGGTCGCAGCGACATTGTTTTCCAGTCATACGATGACGGTCTGATTATTCGTGCGGGGCAATTACCGAGCTTGGGCGGATCGGATGGAGAAACGCCAGCTGCTTATGTCGAAATTAATAAAGCCGTCAAACCGATTCGTGTGCGAGCTACAGGGTGTCTTCATCCTTATTCAATTTTGGGCGAAACCTTCGGAGAAGCGGCTTCCATCGCTTGGCACGCTCGGTTCGATGAGCAGCCGCCGGCACCACTGGATGCTGGCGAAACCTGTACGCACACGGGCTATTGGTCAAGTAATGCTAAGGCACGTTCGCGGGGTTTATTTCATACGGGCGACATCATGCCAACTTTTCCACACTTGAAAGGGCGGACTCAATGGTTTTGGGTGGGAGCGGCTGAATGA
- a CDS encoding TetR family transcriptional regulator has protein sequence MVRRTKEEAQETRSQILEAAEKAFYERGVARTTLADVAALAGVTRGAIYWHFSNKADLVQAMLDSLHEPLEEMARASESEDEVDPLGCMRKLLINLFQQVALDPKTRRINEILFHKCEFTDEMCDLRRQRQIAALECNDRMGLALTNAVRKGQMPAALNTVRASICLHAYVDGILGQWLLIPDSYNLSKDAEVLVDTGLDLLRLSPALRG, from the coding sequence ATGGTCCGACGCACGAAAGAAGAAGCTCAGGAAACGCGGAGCCAAATTCTGGAAGCTGCCGAGAAAGCCTTTTATGAGCGAGGCGTAGCCCGCACCACGTTGGCCGATGTAGCAGCCCTTGCAGGTGTGACGCGAGGCGCTATCTACTGGCACTTCAGTAACAAAGCCGATCTGGTTCAAGCAATGCTTGACAGCTTGCATGAGCCCCTCGAAGAAATGGCCCGCGCCAGCGAAAGTGAAGATGAAGTAGACCCGCTGGGCTGCATGCGCAAGCTTCTGATAAATTTGTTTCAGCAAGTTGCGCTTGATCCGAAAACTCGTCGCATCAATGAAATTTTGTTTCATAAATGTGAATTTACCGATGAAATGTGTGATTTGCGTCGTCAGCGGCAAATTGCCGCGCTTGAATGTAACGACCGTATGGGCCTCGCTTTAACTAACGCCGTGCGTAAGGGCCAAATGCCAGCTGCATTGAATACGGTCCGTGCATCGATCTGTCTGCATGCCTATGTTGATGGCATTCTTGGTCAGTGGTTACTAATCCCGGACAGCTATAACCTGAGTAAAGATGCCGAGGTGCTGGTCGACACCGGCTTGGACTTGCTGCGGCTGAGTCCTGCCCTGCGCGGCTGA